One genomic region from Halococcus qingdaonensis encodes:
- a CDS encoding DUF555 domain-containing protein, with translation MDCRVVVEAAVPVYDVETPDEAVRIAISKTGGMLNPDLSYVEIEMGSRSSPAGEELEPAFIVADEALVALELEMTVFNVEREEHAARIARKEIGQRLENIPLEVLEIEVLESDDSDEGDDSTNDQDSDGSTSDGDDNSASDETTTDGEGADDDDLLPEFDELLEE, from the coding sequence ATGGACTGTCGAGTCGTCGTCGAGGCCGCCGTGCCCGTCTACGATGTCGAGACGCCCGATGAGGCCGTCCGCATCGCCATCTCGAAGACCGGCGGAATGCTCAACCCCGATCTGAGCTACGTCGAGATCGAGATGGGGTCGCGTAGCTCGCCCGCTGGCGAGGAGCTGGAGCCCGCCTTCATCGTCGCCGACGAAGCGCTCGTCGCACTCGAACTCGAGATGACCGTCTTCAACGTCGAACGCGAGGAACACGCTGCCCGCATCGCGCGCAAGGAGATCGGCCAACGCCTCGAAAACATCCCTCTCGAGGTCCTCGAAATCGAGGTCCTCGAAAGCGACGACTCGGACGAAGGCGACGATTCGACGAATGATCAGGACAGTGATGGCTCAACAAGCGACGGCGATGACAACTCGGCGAGCGACGAGACGACAACCGACGGAGAGGGCGCTGACGATGACGACCTGCTGCCGGAGTTCGACGAACTGCTCGAAGAGTGA
- a CDS encoding transcription initiation factor IIB codes for MSDSTTRVNERERTDESEVEEEEVDEDELVCPECGGRLAADSEHGETVCTNCGLVVEADEIDRGPEWRAFDSAERDQKSRVGAPTTNMMHDKGLSTNIGWQNKDAYGNALSSRQRQKMQRLRTWNERFRTRDSKERNLKQALGEIDRMASALGLPDSVRETASVIYRRALDEDLLPGRSIEGVSTSALYAAARQAGTPRSLDEIATVSRVGKMELTRTYRYVVRELGLEIQPADPASYVPRFASDLELSEEAERRARQLLETAKDEGIISGKSPVGLAAAAVYAAALLTNEKVTQGAVSEVADISEVTIRNRYKELLEAEGDVMAA; via the coding sequence ACAACACGAGTCAACGAGCGAGAACGAACCGACGAGAGCGAGGTCGAGGAAGAGGAAGTCGACGAAGACGAACTCGTCTGCCCCGAGTGTGGCGGCCGACTGGCCGCCGATAGCGAGCACGGCGAGACCGTCTGTACGAACTGTGGGCTCGTCGTCGAGGCCGACGAGATCGATCGCGGTCCCGAGTGGCGGGCGTTCGATAGTGCAGAACGCGACCAGAAGTCGCGGGTCGGTGCCCCGACGACGAACATGATGCACGACAAGGGGCTTTCGACGAACATCGGCTGGCAGAACAAGGACGCCTACGGCAACGCGCTCTCCTCGCGCCAGCGCCAAAAGATGCAGCGCCTGCGCACGTGGAACGAGCGCTTCCGTACCCGCGACTCGAAGGAGCGCAACCTGAAGCAGGCGCTCGGCGAGATCGACCGCATGGCGAGCGCGCTCGGGCTTCCCGACAGCGTCCGCGAGACAGCGTCGGTCATCTACCGCCGTGCGCTCGACGAGGACCTCCTGCCCGGGCGCTCGATCGAGGGTGTCTCGACCTCGGCGCTCTACGCGGCGGCCCGACAGGCGGGCACGCCACGGAGCCTCGACGAGATCGCCACCGTCTCCAGAGTGGGGAAGATGGAGCTCACCCGGACCTACCGTTACGTGGTCCGCGAGCTCGGGCTGGAGATCCAGCCGGCCGACCCCGCGAGCTACGTGCCGCGCTTTGCCTCCGATCTCGAACTCTCGGAGGAGGCCGAGCGGCGCGCACGACAGCTCCTCGAAACCGCCAAGGACGAAGGGATCATCAGCGGCAAGAGCCCCGTTGGGCTCGCCGCTGCCGCGGTCTATGCCGCCGCGCTGCTCACCAACGAGAAGGTCACGCAGGGCGCGGTCAGCGAGGTCGCCGACATCTCCGAGGTCACCATCCGCAACCGGTACAAGGAGCTGCTCGAAGCCGAAGGCGACGTGATGGCTGCCTGA
- the hflX gene encoding GTPase HflX has product MKVIIAKRVDSGSADTSEIADLAAAAGHEVVGTLTQTRTEDAALHLGEGKADELAALVRDRDAAAVIFDNRLGPYQIYNLGQRLPGDTEVLDRFRLILEIFGQRAETKKAQLQVELAELRYELPRAEAKTSLAKRDERPGFMGLGEYDESREQDIKAQISAIREELDGIEETEAHRREQRRESGFDLVALAGYTNAGKSTLLRRLAADVDIDENEGLHPDLDSTAESENRLFTTLGTTTRRAAMDRPVLLTDTVGFISDLPHWLVESFKSTLDSVYRADLVLLVVDASEPTETMREKLVTAHDTLYERNEAPIVTVLNKTDRVDANELAEKREALSALAPNPVPISAAEGDDIGELLERVEDELPDYERERLVLPMGDGTMSLVSWIHDHARVEDVSYGEQVTVTFAARPAVVERSRDRAANLTVPAESA; this is encoded by the coding sequence ATGAAGGTCATCATCGCAAAGCGGGTCGATTCGGGCAGCGCCGACACGAGTGAGATCGCCGATCTCGCGGCGGCGGCCGGCCACGAGGTCGTCGGCACGCTCACCCAGACCAGAACCGAAGACGCCGCGCTCCATCTCGGCGAGGGGAAGGCCGACGAGCTCGCGGCGCTCGTCCGCGACCGGGACGCGGCGGCGGTGATCTTCGACAACCGGCTCGGCCCGTACCAGATATACAATCTCGGCCAGCGCCTGCCGGGCGACACCGAAGTGCTCGATCGGTTCCGGCTGATCCTCGAGATCTTCGGCCAGCGCGCGGAGACGAAGAAGGCCCAGCTCCAGGTCGAACTCGCCGAACTCAGATACGAACTCCCGCGCGCGGAGGCGAAGACGAGCCTCGCCAAACGCGACGAACGCCCGGGGTTCATGGGGCTCGGCGAGTACGACGAATCGCGCGAGCAGGACATCAAGGCCCAGATCAGCGCGATTCGCGAGGAGCTCGACGGGATCGAGGAAACCGAAGCCCACCGGCGAGAACAGCGCCGCGAGTCCGGCTTCGATCTCGTGGCGCTGGCCGGCTACACGAACGCCGGCAAATCGACGCTGCTGCGCCGACTCGCCGCCGACGTCGATATCGACGAGAACGAGGGGCTCCACCCGGACCTCGATTCGACCGCCGAATCCGAGAACCGGCTGTTCACGACGCTCGGGACGACCACGCGCCGGGCGGCGATGGATCGGCCGGTGTTGCTGACCGACACGGTGGGATTTATTTCCGACCTCCCGCACTGGCTCGTCGAATCGTTTAAATCGACGCTCGATTCGGTCTACCGTGCCGACCTCGTGCTTCTGGTCGTGGACGCGAGCGAGCCGACCGAGACGATGCGCGAGAAGCTCGTCACCGCCCACGACACGCTCTACGAGCGCAACGAGGCCCCGATCGTCACCGTTCTGAACAAGACCGATCGGGTCGATGCGAACGAGCTGGCCGAAAAGCGCGAGGCGCTGTCGGCGCTCGCACCCAATCCCGTGCCGATCAGCGCCGCCGAAGGCGACGACATCGGGGAGCTGCTCGAACGCGTCGAGGACGAACTCCCCGATTACGAACGCGAACGGCTCGTGTTGCCGATGGGCGATGGGACGATGAGCCTCGTCTCCTGGATCCACGATCACGCCCGGGTCGAGGACGTCTCCTACGGCGAGCAGGTGACGGTCACGTTCGCCGCGCGTCCGGCGGTCGTCGAGCGGAGTCGGGATCGCGCCGCGAACCTCACCGTGCCGGCCGAGTCGGCCTAA
- a CDS encoding ribosome assembly factor SBDS — protein sequence MISLDEAVTARLESHGARFEVLVDPDAALAIDHGEFEGDLEDVIAAEDVFEDASRGDRPAEADVEEVFGTTEPLEIIPEVIREGEIQITAEQRREMQSQKRKQLINTIARNAVNPQMDGAPHPPDRIESALEETDFRIDPMEPVENQIDDALDALRPVIPIRFEEVTMAAQIPADHAGSAQAQIRQFGDLVREEWQNDGSWIGVVEFPAGLQNDFYELVSEQSAGEGETKKVRDEEDIRTR from the coding sequence ATGATATCGCTCGACGAGGCGGTGACGGCACGCCTCGAATCGCACGGGGCACGTTTCGAGGTGCTCGTCGATCCCGATGCGGCGCTGGCCATCGACCACGGCGAGTTCGAAGGCGATCTCGAGGACGTGATCGCCGCCGAGGACGTCTTCGAGGACGCCTCCCGCGGGGATCGCCCCGCCGAGGCCGACGTCGAGGAGGTGTTCGGGACGACCGAACCGCTGGAGATCATCCCTGAAGTGATCCGCGAGGGCGAGATCCAGATCACGGCCGAGCAGCGCCGCGAGATGCAGTCCCAGAAGCGCAAACAGCTCATCAACACGATCGCGCGCAACGCCGTCAACCCGCAGATGGACGGCGCACCCCACCCGCCCGACCGGATCGAGTCGGCGCTCGAAGAGACCGACTTCCGGATCGATCCGATGGAGCCCGTCGAGAACCAGATCGACGACGCGCTCGACGCGCTGCGACCCGTGATCCCAATCCGCTTCGAGGAAGTGACGATGGCCGCCCAGATCCCCGCCGATCACGCCGGCAGCGCGCAGGCACAGATCCGCCAGTTCGGCGATCTCGTCAGGGAGGAGTGGCAGAACGACGGCTCCTGGATCGGCGTCGTCGAGTTCCCGGCCGGCCTGCAGAACGACTTCTACGAGCTCGTCAGCGAACAGTCGGCGGGCGAGGGCGAGACCAAGAAAGTGCGCGACGAGGAAGACATCCGCACCCGGTGA
- a CDS encoding NAD(P)H-hydrate dehydratase, whose amino-acid sequence MIDTDRMAAVDENAAALGVPRKQLMESSGNAVASAVRDIADSGARVTIVAGRGNNGGDAFVAARFLDTYDVRTLLLGRTETITTGIARENWAALERSGYETQEVRDSRDFDLGEPDVVVDAMLGTGITGELREPEATAARAMNDADATVLSVDVPSGVDADTGEGGAGAVDADHVVTFHDTKPGLDALDADVRVADIGIPWAAERFVGPGDLAVERDPHGEKGDSGRVFVVGGGPYTGAPALAGQAALRAGADLAFVAAPERVFEPIAGYAEDLIVQPYDADRLGPDHVDELVETATDHDDIVVLGPGLGSADETHAAVEQFLRRFDGRAVVDADALAVVPGIETDATLVCTPNRKELAAMGGPDVDDLREHVDEIETFAADLGHVVLAKAKDDVITDGERTRISRTGTAGMTVGGTGDVLAGITAALLATREPFEAASVAPYVNGRAAERFSEKGLLASELLDGIPNAMEVDR is encoded by the coding sequence ATGATCGACACCGACCGGATGGCCGCCGTCGACGAGAACGCGGCGGCGCTCGGCGTCCCCAGGAAACAGTTGATGGAGTCGAGCGGCAACGCCGTCGCCAGTGCGGTCCGCGACATCGCCGACTCGGGCGCGCGCGTGACGATCGTCGCCGGCCGGGGCAACAACGGTGGCGACGCGTTCGTCGCCGCGCGCTTTCTCGACACGTACGACGTGCGAACGCTGCTGCTCGGGCGCACCGAAACGATCACGACCGGGATCGCCCGCGAGAACTGGGCGGCGCTCGAACGGAGTGGCTACGAAACCCAGGAAGTGCGCGACTCACGAGATTTCGATCTCGGCGAGCCCGACGTGGTGGTGGACGCGATGCTCGGCACGGGCATCACCGGCGAACTCCGCGAACCCGAGGCCACGGCCGCGCGTGCGATGAACGACGCCGACGCGACCGTCCTCTCGGTCGACGTTCCGTCGGGTGTCGACGCCGACACCGGTGAAGGTGGTGCGGGAGCCGTCGATGCCGACCACGTCGTCACGTTCCACGACACGAAACCGGGTCTCGACGCGCTCGACGCGGACGTACGGGTCGCCGACATCGGCATCCCGTGGGCTGCCGAGCGGTTCGTCGGGCCGGGCGATCTCGCCGTCGAGCGCGATCCCCACGGCGAGAAGGGCGATTCGGGGCGCGTGTTCGTCGTCGGCGGCGGTCCCTATACCGGCGCGCCGGCGCTTGCGGGGCAGGCTGCGCTCCGGGCGGGTGCCGATCTCGCCTTCGTCGCGGCCCCCGAGCGCGTGTTCGAGCCGATCGCGGGCTACGCCGAGGACCTCATCGTCCAGCCCTACGACGCCGACCGGCTCGGTCCCGATCACGTCGATGAACTGGTCGAGACGGCGACCGATCACGACGACATCGTGGTGCTCGGTCCGGGTCTTGGCAGCGCCGACGAGACCCACGCGGCCGTCGAGCAGTTCCTCCGAAGGTTCGACGGCCGGGCGGTCGTCGATGCCGATGCACTCGCCGTCGTCCCCGGGATCGAGACGGACGCGACGCTCGTCTGCACGCCGAACCGAAAGGAACTCGCCGCGATGGGCGGTCCCGACGTCGACGACCTTCGCGAACACGTCGACGAGATCGAGACCTTCGCCGCCGATCTCGGCCACGTCGTGCTGGCGAAGGCGAAGGACGACGTGATCACCGACGGCGAGCGGACGCGGATCTCCCGGACCGGAACGGCCGGAATGACCGTCGGCGGGACCGGCGACGTGCTCGCCGGGATCACGGCCGCGCTGCTCGCGACGCGGGAGCCGTTCGAGGCGGCCAGCGTCGCACCCTACGTCAACGGCCGGGCGGCCGAACGGTTCTCCGAGAAGGGGCTGCTCGCCTCCGAACTGCTCGACGGGATCCCGAATGCGATGGAGGTGGACCGATGA
- the psmA gene encoding archaeal proteasome endopeptidase complex subunit alpha, whose protein sequence is MQGQSQQQAYDRGITIFSPDGRLYQVEYAREAVKRGTASIGVKTDDGVVFAVDKRFRSPLMERESVEKMHKADDHIGIASAGHVADARQLIDFARRQAQVEQLRYGEPIGVETITKEVTDHIQQYTQVGGARPFGVALIIGGIEDGEPRLFETDPSGTSSEWQALAIGSGRSEMIEYLEGNYQESMDLQGGIGLALETLAESVDGGLTPEGIGVATIDVETERFAELPDDEVDSYLDEYELLESDDEDTDE, encoded by the coding sequence ATGCAGGGACAATCCCAACAGCAGGCCTACGACCGCGGGATAACGATCTTCTCGCCGGACGGGCGACTTTACCAAGTCGAGTACGCCCGCGAGGCCGTCAAGCGCGGCACCGCGAGCATCGGCGTCAAGACCGACGATGGCGTCGTCTTCGCCGTCGACAAGCGCTTCCGCTCGCCGCTGATGGAGCGCGAGAGCGTCGAGAAGATGCACAAGGCCGACGACCATATCGGCATCGCCAGTGCGGGCCACGTCGCCGACGCCCGCCAGCTCATCGACTTCGCACGCCGCCAGGCTCAGGTCGAGCAGCTGCGCTACGGCGAGCCGATCGGCGTCGAAACGATCACTAAGGAGGTCACCGACCACATCCAGCAGTACACCCAGGTCGGCGGCGCACGCCCGTTCGGCGTGGCGCTCATCATCGGCGGCATCGAGGACGGCGAGCCGCGGCTGTTCGAGACCGACCCGTCGGGCACGTCGTCGGAGTGGCAGGCGCTCGCGATCGGCTCCGGCCGCAGCGAGATGATCGAGTACCTCGAAGGGAACTACCAGGAGTCGATGGATCTCCAGGGCGGCATCGGCCTCGCCCTCGAAACGCTCGCCGAATCCGTCGACGGCGGCCTCACGCCGGAGGGCATCGGCGTCGCCACGATCGACGTCGAGACCGAGCGCTTCGCGGAGCTCCCCGACGACGAGGTCGACTCCTATCTCGACGAGTACGAACTCCTCGAGAGCGACGACGAGGACACCGACGAGTAA
- a CDS encoding RNase P subunit p30 family protein yields the protein MDAYEAVQAYPDGESTTARLALTAAECDFSGIVIRNGPAAFENGPSRSEITDEYDIDAVDAVEIGGDSRSAASARVKEHRDEHTLVVVEGSDALNRFACEEPRVDVLARPMTDGDVNHVLARAAKRNGVRFEFDFGRVLRTSGGRRVQALGDLRKLREIVAYYDAPYVVSASPESHLELRAPRELLALGDVIGFDRESVAKGLAEWGRLAARNRERLSESFIGPGVRRGRHEEDD from the coding sequence ATGGACGCCTACGAGGCCGTCCAGGCGTATCCCGACGGCGAGAGCACCACCGCACGGCTCGCGCTGACGGCCGCGGAGTGTGATTTCTCGGGTATCGTCATCCGCAACGGTCCTGCTGCGTTCGAGAACGGTCCGAGCAGGAGCGAGATCACCGACGAGTACGACATCGACGCCGTGGACGCGGTCGAGATCGGCGGCGACAGCCGGTCGGCGGCGAGCGCGCGGGTCAAAGAGCACCGCGACGAGCACACGCTGGTCGTGGTCGAGGGCTCCGACGCGTTGAACCGCTTCGCCTGCGAGGAACCCCGCGTCGACGTCCTTGCCCGGCCGATGACCGACGGCGACGTCAACCACGTGCTCGCGCGGGCGGCGAAGCGAAACGGCGTGCGCTTCGAGTTCGACTTCGGGCGCGTGCTCCGAACGAGCGGCGGCCGGCGCGTCCAGGCGCTCGGCGATCTCCGCAAACTCCGCGAGATCGTCGCCTACTACGACGCACCGTACGTGGTGAGCGCGAGCCCGGAGAGCCACCTCGAGCTGCGCGCACCCCGGGAGCTGCTCGCGCTCGGCGACGTCATCGGCTTCGATCGCGAGTCGGTCGCGAAGGGGCTCGCCGAGTGGGGTCGTCTCGCCGCTCGCAATCGCGAGCGCCTAAGCGAGTCGTTCATTGGGCCGGGCGTCCGGAGAGGGAGACATGAAGAAGACGATTGA
- a CDS encoding DNA-3-methyladenine glycosylase family protein — protein METGSLDLDEVAGDFDLQATLESGQSYAWQRADGRMYDQPSAVGGSAWYETVLPATVTGEREVIRTRQTDGRLDWEATTDATALLTHRLRLDDDLDAIREATPAEPLIERAFDAYEGLRVVRDPPFVSLVSFICSAQMRVSRIHGMQRTLAREFGSTIEFDGETYHAFPTPTQLADASEEELRECSLGYRAPYVERTAELVANGDAHPESARGMAFEEAREYLKQFVGVGDKVADCVLLFALDYLEAVPLDTWIQEAISEHYPDCDRGSYAETSRAIRERFGDDYAGYVQTYVFHYLRGGIE, from the coding sequence ATGGAGACCGGCAGCCTGGATCTCGACGAGGTGGCGGGCGACTTCGATCTGCAGGCCACGCTCGAAAGCGGCCAGAGCTACGCGTGGCAGCGTGCCGACGGCCGGATGTACGACCAGCCGTCGGCCGTCGGCGGATCGGCGTGGTACGAGACGGTGCTCCCGGCGACCGTCACCGGCGAGCGCGAGGTGATCCGCACTCGCCAGACCGACGGCCGACTCGACTGGGAGGCGACGACCGACGCGACGGCGCTGCTCACCCACCGACTGCGACTCGACGACGATCTCGACGCCATCCGCGAGGCGACGCCGGCCGAACCGCTGATCGAGCGGGCGTTCGACGCCTACGAGGGGCTGCGAGTGGTCCGCGACCCACCGTTCGTCTCGCTCGTCTCGTTCATCTGCTCGGCACAGATGCGCGTGTCCCGCATCCACGGGATGCAGCGCACGCTCGCCCGCGAGTTCGGATCGACGATCGAGTTCGATGGTGAAACCTACCACGCCTTCCCGACGCCCACGCAGTTGGCCGACGCCAGCGAGGAAGAACTGCGTGAGTGCTCGCTCGGCTATCGAGCGCCTTACGTCGAGCGGACGGCCGAACTCGTCGCGAACGGCGACGCACACCCCGAATCAGCCCGCGGAATGGCCTTCGAGGAGGCCCGCGAGTATCTCAAGCAGTTCGTCGGCGTCGGCGACAAGGTCGCCGACTGCGTGCTCCTCTTCGCGCTCGACTACCTCGAAGCCGTCCCGCTCGACACCTGGATCCAGGAAGCGATTTCCGAGCATTACCCCGACTGCGATCGCGGCTCCTACGCCGAGACCTCGCGGGCGATCCGCGAGCGCTTCGGCGACGATTACGCGGGCTACGTCCAGACGTACGTGTTCCACTACCTGCGTGGCGGAATCGAGTGA
- a CDS encoding UPF0058 family protein, with protein MKKQELIHLHGLLAEVRKHHEARTGKSADYDSYESLGVRPTSIHQSKTDHKAAVFALADGITTDMRRTENEETVPAAAD; from the coding sequence ATGAAAAAGCAGGAGCTTATCCACCTCCACGGCCTGCTTGCAGAGGTACGTAAGCATCACGAAGCACGGACGGGGAAATCGGCCGACTACGACTCGTACGAATCGCTCGGCGTTCGTCCGACATCGATTCATCAGTCGAAGACAGACCACAAAGCCGCCGTTTTCGCGCTCGCCGACGGTATTACAACCGATATGCGACGAACCGAAAACGAGGAGACGGTTCCGGCGGCCGCCGACTGA
- a CDS encoding acylphosphatase, which produces MSETRAHVFVSGRVQGVAFRANTRNTAREIGVDGWVQNLDDGRVEAVFEGEEESVERMVEWCHDGSPAAEVESVDAEYGDPEGLSEFEIRR; this is translated from the coding sequence ATGAGCGAGACCCGTGCCCACGTGTTCGTCTCCGGGCGTGTCCAGGGCGTCGCCTTCCGTGCGAACACTCGCAACACCGCCCGCGAGATCGGTGTCGACGGCTGGGTGCAGAACCTGGACGACGGCCGCGTCGAGGCGGTCTTCGAGGGTGAAGAGGAGAGCGTCGAGCGCATGGTTGAGTGGTGTCACGACGGCAGTCCGGCCGCGGAGGTCGAGAGCGTCGACGCCGAGTACGGCGATCCCGAGGGACTGTCCGAGTTCGAGATTCGCCGGTAG
- the moaC gene encoding cyclic pyranopterin monophosphate synthase MoaC, with amino-acid sequence MSDDPGDANDLTHTTAEGDAQMVDVGAKPDSARRAVARGTIRLQESTVAAIADDGIEKGDVLATARIGAIRAVKHTWETIPLCHQIPITNVETEFTLADDRVTLTVAVETTGKTGCEMEALEGVTTGLNTVWDMTKAAEKDEDGQYPTTQIEDVRVLEKEKTLDED; translated from the coding sequence ATGAGCGACGACCCGGGCGACGCGAACGATCTGACCCACACCACGGCCGAGGGCGACGCGCAGATGGTCGATGTCGGCGCGAAACCCGACAGCGCGCGCCGAGCGGTCGCCCGCGGGACGATCCGTCTCCAGGAATCGACGGTCGCGGCGATCGCCGACGACGGGATCGAGAAGGGCGACGTCCTCGCGACCGCGCGCATCGGTGCGATCCGCGCCGTCAAACACACGTGGGAGACGATCCCGCTCTGTCACCAGATTCCCATCACGAACGTCGAGACCGAGTTCACCCTCGCCGACGATCGCGTGACGCTCACCGTCGCCGTCGAGACCACCGGCAAGACGGGCTGCGAGATGGAGGCCCTCGAGGGTGTGACGACCGGATTGAATACTGTCTGGGACATGACGAAAGCCGCCGAGAAGGACGAGGACGGCCAGTATCCCACGACGCAAATCGAGGACGTGCGGGTGCTCGAAAAAGAGAAGACGCTCGACGAGGATTGA
- a CDS encoding class I SAM-dependent methyltransferase, whose translation MKKTIEEHAARFDEHSGSYDEDQDSAEYRACASLVVEHAAPDADDTVLDLGTGTGAIALALSGDAERVVGRDISDGMMDEARSKATEAGIENVAFGEGSFREPAVDESVDVVVSNFAMHHLDDEEKREAIEAIATLGPRKFVLGDVMFFGEPDPDEPFYSPDVDDPATVGTLADALTDTGFSLTAVERVHDQVGVLVAERADERDASTADG comes from the coding sequence ATGAAGAAGACGATTGAGGAACACGCCGCGCGCTTCGACGAGCATTCCGGGAGCTACGACGAGGATCAGGACAGCGCCGAGTACCGTGCCTGCGCGTCGCTGGTCGTCGAACACGCCGCGCCCGACGCCGACGACACCGTACTCGATCTCGGCACCGGGACGGGAGCCATCGCCCTCGCGCTCTCGGGCGACGCCGAGCGGGTCGTCGGCCGAGACATCTCGGACGGGATGATGGATGAAGCACGCTCGAAGGCAACGGAGGCAGGCATCGAGAACGTCGCCTTCGGCGAAGGGAGTTTCCGCGAGCCGGCAGTCGACGAGTCGGTCGACGTCGTGGTCTCGAACTTCGCGATGCACCATCTGGACGACGAGGAAAAGCGCGAGGCGATCGAGGCCATCGCGACTCTCGGTCCTCGCAAATTCGTGCTTGGCGACGTGATGTTCTTCGGCGAGCCCGATCCCGACGAGCCCTTCTACTCGCCCGACGTCGACGATCCCGCGACCGTCGGTACGCTCGCGGACGCGCTGACGGATACGGGTTTCTCGCTCACCGCGGTCGAGCGCGTTCACGATCAGGTCGGCGTGCTGGTCGCCGAACGCGCCGACGAGAGGGACGCGTCGACGGCGGACGGGTAA
- a CDS encoding DUF7836 family putative zinc-binding protein, producing MDEAAVQLLCPECAKHWRETPRELPADGSTFHCPNCHASYRISEFMRTDRDLSAFKQLQ from the coding sequence ATGGACGAAGCAGCCGTCCAACTGTTGTGTCCGGAGTGTGCGAAACACTGGCGCGAGACGCCGCGCGAGCTTCCGGCGGACGGGTCGACGTTCCACTGTCCGAACTGTCACGCGAGCTATCGCATCAGCGAGTTCATGCGAACCGACCGCGATCTCAGCGCGTTCAAACAGCTCCAGTAG
- a CDS encoding HNH endonuclease: MATETSYNPAYDDYTSNEYPPDWDGRRKAVLTRDGYTCQSCGVKSTRVDDVYFDVDHIVAKSDGGGHQLSNLQTLCPTCHADKHAGNGKLERRARDWERRNTRSLTWRVLRVLLVVPVLFNLLTSSPESITDEYGREIELTPVGSLPTLPTDHGVSTDVRVATLWNSSSSSVQQVGLFAPVDSDRDDDVTLIRFVVWADNGLRRLHENERYRLIGGRTNEYDGDAQLVLDGQSEIQPFGDN, from the coding sequence ATGGCAACGGAGACGAGCTACAACCCCGCGTACGACGATTACACAAGCAACGAGTATCCGCCGGACTGGGACGGCCGACGGAAGGCGGTGCTTACCCGCGACGGCTACACGTGTCAGAGCTGTGGCGTCAAGAGCACGCGTGTCGACGACGTCTACTTCGATGTCGACCATATCGTGGCGAAATCCGACGGGGGCGGTCACCAACTGTCGAACCTCCAGACGCTCTGTCCGACCTGTCACGCCGACAAACACGCCGGCAACGGGAAACTCGAACGGCGAGCACGGGACTGGGAGCGCCGGAACACGCGGTCGTTGACGTGGCGCGTGCTCCGCGTGCTGCTCGTCGTTCCCGTACTGTTCAACTTGCTCACCAGCAGTCCGGAGAGTATCACCGACGAGTACGGCCGCGAGATCGAACTCACTCCGGTCGGTTCGCTGCCCACACTTCCGACCGATCACGGCGTCAGCACCGACGTACGGGTCGCGACGCTGTGGAACAGTTCCTCGTCGTCGGTCCAGCAGGTCGGCCTGTTCGCGCCGGTCGACAGCGATCGTGACGACGACGTGACGCTGATCCGATTCGTCGTCTGGGCGGACAACGGACTTCGACGACTGCACGAAAACGAACGCTATCGCCTGATCGGCGGGCGTACGAACGAGTACGACGGCGACGCACAGCTCGTGCTCGACGGCCAGAGCGAGATCCAGCCGTTCGGCGACAACTGA
- a CDS encoding Rpp14/Pop5 family protein — translation MKHLPKHLRPRRRYLAVGIESWPDDDFGTRDFQHECWYAAQNLLGDPGSADADLRVIDFEVDDGSGMAIVRVRHGEVERARAAIACIDTVGDAPVGIRLLGVSGTIRACEERYKGRAVRESAERNVAFADARRPATVRGDRVEIDSGSGFVGATTLDI, via the coding sequence ATGAAACACCTGCCGAAACATCTCCGTCCGCGCCGGCGCTATCTCGCGGTCGGGATCGAATCGTGGCCCGACGACGACTTCGGCACCCGTGACTTCCAGCACGAGTGCTGGTACGCCGCCCAGAACCTCCTCGGCGATCCGGGCAGCGCCGATGCCGACCTCAGAGTCATCGATTTCGAGGTGGACGACGGATCGGGAATGGCGATCGTCCGGGTGCGCCACGGTGAGGTCGAGCGAGCACGGGCGGCGATCGCCTGTATCGACACCGTCGGCGACGCGCCGGTCGGCATCCGGCTGCTCGGCGTGAGCGGAACGATACGCGCCTGTGAGGAAAGGTATAAAGGTCGCGCGGTCCGAGAATCCGCCGAGAGAAACGTCGCGTTCGCGGATGCACGACGGCCCGCGACCGTGCGGGGCGATCGGGTCGAGATAGACTCGGGGAGTGGGTTCGTGGGAGCGACAACACTCGATATCTAA